The following nucleotide sequence is from Strigops habroptila isolate Jane chromosome Z, bStrHab1.2.pri, whole genome shotgun sequence.
GCCCCCAGATGGGTCTCCCCATTGTGTGGCTGCTTTCAACCCCATCTcatgctggaggagctggatcTGAGGTGGCAGTGGCGGATCCTGCCGGGGCCAGGAGGCTGTGTTTTGCTTGGCATCCCAGGCAGGATTTGAGCTCGAGCCTATGGAAACAAGCAGCTCAGTGTGTTAATCCGATCGGCCTTGGCGCCCCAGCTCCCCTCCAGCTGATGGTGTCCTTGAGCCCAGCACCGTCCCCAGGCTGCAAGGCTGGTGATGGTGGTGACAGCTCCATCTTGGCAAGGTGTCTTGGACAGGGTGATGGGGCATGCAGCCCAAAATCTCTGTGTGGGAGGTGGCATCATTGTCCTGGGGTTTTGGGAGCAGTGGCTGGCAAGCACTCGGCTGCCTCTGGGCTTGGTGGAGATGGAGCATCCTCAAGGGGTGCCCCAAAACCACCCCGCTGGGTGCCTTGGGAGCAGCCCCTGAGGCTGTCAGGGCTAACCTGGGTGCTCCATCAGGTGCTCAGTCCTGGGGCAACCCCTCCACAGGTTCTGCACAGGGATCCGAAGCATGGATGGAGCAGTTCCTGGAAGCTGCCACTCCACCTAGGCACCAACCAGGCTCTGGGACTGCTTCAGCCGAGCTGCGCTTCCAACCACTGAGGTTTTGCCAGGTCTGTGCTGGTCCTCGCCCATCATGCATGGCTCAGGGATGAGGACGTACAGCTTGTTGTAATCCATATGGGGATGAGGatgcccagggatggggctcGTGGCTTGAGGATGTTCTACTTGTGGCTCAGGGATGAAGATTCATGGCTCACAGCTCAGATGGGGAAGCTGCTCTTGCCTTGCATGGGGGTGAGCGCTGTGGATGTGTCCCACCAGCCCTCCATCCCGAAGGATGGGTGCAGGGGCAGGGGAGTGGTTGGGCTTTGGCAGCTCCTGGGCAGTAGCCACAGTATCACCCATCTCGGCTCCGCTCACCAAAGTGCAGCATTGATTTTGAGCACGTGTCTGTGTGTGGTGGCcttggtgctggcagcaggagcagggcaaaGACCTGAGACAGCAGAAAGCCAGCACCTGGCTCACCTGAAAGAGCTGTGTCCACATCAAACGGGGACTGAGGCTGGCGCGTGTGAGTCCAGCCGGGGCAGCACCTccaccacagccaggctgcagaggctggatgggagctgctgggctggcacagctcagccccTCCAGCGGCTTCACTTTCACCATCAAGGGGCATCTCTGTGCAGTGGTGCATGGTGCTGCATGGTCGGTCTTCTTTGGTGTGGGTGGGAGAGCACCCAACAGCGATGCTGGAGCCCAAACCTTTTTGCTTGCTCAACATAGGTAAAGCTGGGGCTCATCGTGCCACAATCCCAGTGGAGGCCGGtgtgccctgctcctggggaagctgctgcaggggctggagcttCCACTCAGACCCTGGAACAGGCATTTGCCCCCACTCTGCTGGATTTTGCAACCCAGGCtcatgctctgctgcagcaaaaaCCTCTGGTGCTGGCCCAGGGCCAATGGGTGGATGACATGGGGGCTTCAAGCCACCCATCCTCCTTCACTGCACTCCCTATTCTAGGCTTCTGCTATGCTCGGTCCGACCGCGGTCCCTCCTGCCGGCATGGATGCAAAACGGGTTGGCAAGCTGGGAATTGGGGCTGGCGCCGGCATCTCCTCGTGATGCAGCATCCTTGGAGGCCGCACAGACTGTCCGGCTCCAGCACTCCCGGAGGCTTGTGTGCTGGTAGCCACGGGAAGTGAGCATGGCTCTGGGTGAGCTTTGGGGCCACGTGCTGTGGTCCCTGGGGGGTTCATTGTCCCTCCCTGCACTCTTGGCCATGCCTGAGTGTGGCGGCTGGGAAGCAGAGACCTTAAATAACTCCAGAGCATCCTCGCCCTCCTGGTCCTGGGCTTCCCGCCAGCATCCCAGGatgggtttttgtgtgtgtgtgaataaatTAGAACTTCCGAAACAAACCCCGCAACCGCCCCGCTGCACTAAGGCAAAACAAGCCCTGCCTGGCTCAGGCGGCACGCGGCTCTGTCTGTTGCCTCCGAGCCAGGCTTGCCTGAAACAAGCCGGCAAACCTGTCTCTCTCAGGTTTTTGGGATGCTTCCTGGTGTTCTGAGGCTTGGGAGGTGATTGGGAGCTTTGTGGTTGGACTGGAAGCTTTTCTTGCTGGCTGGAGTGGGAGCAACACAGGTAATCGTTGAGGCCATGGCCACCagcacttttattttcaaacctTATCTTTATTGCAGTTTTCTCCTGCCCTGTtgggaaaggagaaatgcaCCTTAtctggctggctgctggcagcacGACCTGTTCCCGGGCAGGGGAGAGGCGGATGTCCTGCATCAGCAGCACCTTCCACATCCCCTGTGGCACAGAGGATGGAGCCGGGAGCGATGATGCTGAGGGTGATGCTGAGCTAGCCTGGCACGCACCTATGATGGGTGCTGGATGGGAAAGGAAGGTCCCTGCAGCCCCTTACTGCCAGCTGAGCACCTCTGGGGTGTTATCGCTCTGGCCTCTGGCCATCGGCTTTATTATGGGTTTCTGACGCAGCAATAAAGTCAATTCTAAGCTGAGGACAGCTTCGCTGGCACCCcaagagctggagctggcagcacgCTGATCTCAGGCTGGGGATGCAGGAATGGGGAGCTGAGGGGGCAGCCGGTCTCTGTGCCCACCCTGGGTCTGGTGGGATGAGTGCTAGGAGGGGTCTGGGTCCTGCAGAGCAGGCGGCAGTGCCCAAGGCCATCGTTGTGTCCATCCCAGGGTGACTCCAGATGCCTGAGGGGGCTGTTTCTCAGGGATGTGCTACGGAGCACCCCAGAGTGCCAGGCAGGAGGGTGCAGGGGCCGTggggctgtccctgcagcactCCCCTGTTAATGGTTAATGTGACTGGGCAGCAGAACAGGCTGtaccttgctgctgctgcttgaatCCCAGGCACTCCACCCCGGCCACCAGCCCCACAACACCCTGCTCCCACCCAGACTGTCCCCCAGACACTCCAACAGTGGCTTTGGGGGTGACGCTGTCACCTGCTTGAGCTGAGATGTAGGAGATGAGGCTGGGATCAGGCCTGGCAGCACCCAGTGCTCTCCAGCATGGGACATCCTAGTTGGATGCTCTCTTGAAGGATGCGGGGTGACAGGAGCAGACCAGGatccctttttttctccccctatGTAATCCCTTTGGCACCCCAGCCAGGAGAGGGGGTACTGTGCCTCTTGGCCACCATTtctgggaggggaaaagcatTCAGGGAAAGGCAGCACCTCCCATGGAGCCTTGTGCCAGCGAAGATTTTGAAGGCTATTTTGGGGGTGGATGGCACCTGCCTCGCATCACTTCAGGGCTCTGGGCTGTCCTGGTGCCTCGCTGTACCTGCACCTTGCATCAAAGAGGTGCTCAGGGCGATGGGGCTGCAGATAAGGGTGTTTTCTTCCTCCCGTGTATGatggagagaaaacagcaactCTGTGACCTGCAAATGCTCCAGAGCAAGACTGGGAGCTGGGTGACGAGCCAGGGTGGTCCTGAGGCGGGGGAACGATGCTGGAGAGGGGGTTTGGTCCCTGGGGATGGAGACAGGCTGCACTGCAGGGCTCCTCTTGGCTCTTGCAGGCTGTGACTCGGGCTTTGGGCAGGCGACGGCACAGCACTTGGATGCCATGGGCTTTCAGGTGTTTGCCAGCGTGCTGGACCCGCAGGGACCCGGTGCCCAGGAGCTGCGCAGGAGCTGCTCCTCAAGGCTGACACTGCTGCAGATGGACCTGACCAAGCCGGAGGACATCCAGGGCGTCCTGCAGCACATCCAGACCCACACCAACAGCACAGGTAGGAGCCCCTGGCACACCCTGGGGGCACCATGCAGCTCTCCAGGACCTCAGGCAGTGTCCAGCCTCCATGTGTCCCCCACCATGGGCTGCAACCCTGTGGGCATCCATGACAGCCTCTGCTAATGGGACTTGTCCCGGGGCACCCCAGGATTCCCCTGCAGGACCCCCATGAGCTGGGGAGCAGTGGGGATCCCCAGGTGGGGGGTCCCCCATTTCGGTCACCTCTTCAagcatcccatccctgcagggcTTTGGGGCCTAGTGAACAATGCTGGCTTCAATGACACCATTGCCGACGCCGAGCTCTCGCCGCTGGGCAAGTTTCGCACCTGCATGGAGGTGAACTTCTTCGGCTCGCTGGAGCTCACCAAGGggctcctgcccctgctgcgCTCCGCTGGCGGCCGCATCGTCACCGTGAGCAGCCCTGCAGGTGAGCAGCTGCCTTCTGCCTGGCCCACCAGACCCCTGGCACCCTGAGATGCTACCCCATGGTGCGGCATGAATCACACCTTCCCCACGGGGCAACTCCACTTCCCCAGCCAGCTGCATCTGACTGGCACCCAGCGCCGTGGAGTGGGCCGCTGGCATCACTGAACCCCACAGTGGGCATCCATAAACAGGAAGCCATGGGGCTGTGTGTGCAccctggggacagcagcatGGGCAATGTCAGCCCAGCTACCACATGCCTCCACTGGGGATGACAATCCTAAGCTTACGCTGGCCAGGGAGAGAAAaccagcttcccctcctcctgtttttcttccccctggTTAAAACACATTAATTTGAACCAAATTCCAGCTGCtttctcagcaaaacaaaacctaagcCCTTTCCTCATGCAGGGGTTGGGAGCTCAGCCCTGTTGAAGccctcccagtccctgcctgcaccccggccatgcaggcagctgcctgctcagtgAGCCACTCACTCCTCCTTTTGCTCCTGCAAGGTGACATGCCCTTCCCCTGCCTGGCAGCCTACGGGGCCTCGAAGGCAGCACTCAGCCTGCTCATGGACACCTTTCGCAGtgagctccagccctggggcaTCAAAGTCAGCCTCGTCCTGCCAGGCTACTACAAGACAGGTAAGAGGGACGGTGTCTGCTggctgcctgtgcctgcaggtAAAGGGCAGGTACCCCTGGGAGGCAGAAGATGGAGCAATGGCAGAAGATGGTGCCAGATGCAGCTTctgagcagccccagcctcctGTGCCCTTTGGGCTCTGGTTGGTGAGAGGTAGGGTCAGGAGCAAGCCTTGCCTGCAGATCATGaagatgaggaaaagaagacatgccgagagctgagcttgttcagcctggagaagagaaggctttgggaagaccttataacagtctaCCGAAAGGGTGCCTACAAGAAGCCTgaagaagggctttggacaagggcctgtagggacaggacaagggggaatggctttaacctgacagaggggagattgaaaTGAGATGttaggcagttcttccctgtgagggtgctgaggccctggcacaggttgcccagagaagctgtggctgccccatccctggcagtgttcaaggccaggttggacggggcttggagcaacctgctctagtggaaggtgtccctgtccgcggcgggggctggaactggatgagctttaaggtcccttccaacccagaccagtctGTGATTTCTGTGATCCCCTGGCATCAATGATGGCTGAAAAAGCTTAGCCACATTTATGGCAGCACTGTTTCTACTGCACACAGGGGCTGAGACCTCTTTTCCAGTCCTGGGGTACCAGCAGCTACCATGGTGCTCCCACCATGGCATATCTCTGCCAGGGTTCCAGCTGAAGGAGAGCAGCCACGCAACTCACAGGGGGTCTGCATTCTTGCAGGGACAACATGTGACCCTGCCTTCTGGAACCTGCAGAAGAAGCAGCTAGTAGCCAGTCTGCcccgggagctgctgcaggcctACGGTGAGGACTACGTGGAGGAGATCAACCGTCAGTTCATCCAGTTCATGAAGGTGGCAGTGGAGGACCTCAGCGCAGTGGTGAACAGCATCACGGATGGGCTCCTGGCTGCCAACCCAGCCGTGCGCTACTACCCGGGGCAGGGCCTTGGGCTCATGTATTTCATACACCGGTACCTGCCCTATTTTGTGCGAGACTTGTTCCTGAAAGGGTTCTTCATCAACCCCAAGCTGCCCCGAGCACTGCGGCAGGAGCACCACGATGCCACCAAGAAGGCCTGACCATGGCCCGCATGCGGTCGCGGGGCAGGAGCAAGCCTTCTCCCGGGATTCCCCGGCACCCTGGCCCCCGAGCGCGTGCGCAGCCGCCGGCATCACCCTCCTGGACTGTGGGGGAACAGGCAGCACTAGACAGTGAAAAACCAAATTGCTTTCCAGAATCAGGCAGATCTATTTTCTATTGTGCGAGAATCAATGTTTTCTAGAGACcatggttttgtattttttctacCCATGCATCCCCCAAGGGGGCCTAGCCCTGCCTcactcagcagctctgcaccacaCACTGCAATGGACCTTGGGTGTTTCTCAGCTACCCAACATCTTCCTCACTGCTGTTGGAGCTGCATTCACCTCCATCAATCACCTCTTGCCTGGGTCATACCCAGGACCCTGTGGCCACTGCCTCCCTGCCCTTACCACACACTCCACGTGCTCTGGCGAGTGCAGGGGCCAAGGCCAGGCTGCCAGCGCC
It contains:
- the HSD11B2 gene encoding corticosteroid 11-beta-dehydrogenase isozyme 2; this encodes METGCTAGLLLALAGCDSGFGQATAQHLDAMGFQVFASVLDPQGPGAQELRRSCSSRLTLLQMDLTKPEDIQGVLQHIQTHTNSTGLWGLVNNAGFNDTIADAELSPLGKFRTCMEVNFFGSLELTKGLLPLLRSAGGRIVTVSSPAGDMPFPCLAAYGASKAALSLLMDTFRSELQPWGIKVSLVLPGYYKTGTTCDPAFWNLQKKQLVASLPRELLQAYGEDYVEEINRQFIQFMKVAVEDLSAVVNSITDGLLAANPAVRYYPGQGLGLMYFIHRYLPYFVRDLFLKGFFINPKLPRALRQEHHDATKKA